The Candidatus Thermoplasmatota archaeon region TGTTGACGTAGAGGCCCCCGCCTTCGCTCACGATGGTGTTGGAGCGGATGGCGATCGGGATTCCTGACCCCTCGGAGCGCACATCGATGGCGTTGGCGCGGCTCCCGGCGGCATGGATCGAATTGCGCTCGACGATCGTGGCGCCAGCGGGATTGCGGATGTCGATCGCCGCGGCGACGATCGCGTCGTGCTGGATGACCGCGATCGCGTTTCCGGCGATCGTGGCCGCGGAGTCGAGGGAACGGATGGCGCTCCTCTGCGCGGCCTCGAACACGTTGTCGACCACCCTCGTGGCCCGGGCATTATCGAGAGCCACCGCGCCCCATGAGCCGCCGACCCGGACGAACCGGTTGTCGGCGACCGTGACGTTCGAAGCGTCACGCACGAAGATGGCCGGAATCGAGGACGCCCGTAATTCCACGTCGTGGGGCTGCCACGTGGGTCCGCCGGGGAACGGAACGGAGACCGTGCCGGGTTCGACGATGAAGAGATTGTCGCGCACGAGAACATGGACGTCGGTCCGGGCGAACTGAAGGGCCCCCGCGACAGGAGGGTCGCCGTGGTGCATGTTCGCCAGCGAAGGCAGCACGATCGTGAGCCCCTGGATCACGAACGGGTCGTCCTCCGTCCCCGACCCGCCGACGCCGGCCGCGCGTGCCGCGGGCGAGCGGAAGTCGGAGGGGTCGTCGAAGACGAGCGGCTCGAACGCGGCGCGCTCGTCGCGCCCGCGCCCGGGAGGAGGGCGGGCAGAAGGAAGGCGATCGTGAGGGTCGCAACCAGGGCGCGCGGGGAGGTCGCCGAGCGGCGGAGCATGCGCGATCAGACTGCGTGCCCATCTTGAGGTTTGCGACGCGAGGGAAGGCGACAGATCGCGTGACCCCCAAGACGGATGGAGGTTCGCCAGGGGCCTGAGCCAGCACCGGCCCCTCGGCGAACGTCGATGACGCCGGGATCATGCCTGATGACAGGAACGGACCCCCCTCCGGACCCGCAACGCCGGCGGCGCGGGCCGCGGGTGTGCGATGGCCCGGGACGTCGTCGAAGATGAGCGGCTCGAATTGGCTTTTTCGAGCGCGCGTGACGGAGCGCAGGGCGGAGGACGCGCAGGCAACCATCGACGCGACGGCGGGGAGGCCGCCGGGCGGTCGAGCATCCGCGACCCCGGCGCGCGAAGTTCCTATCATGGAGCGGAGTCGCTCGAGCCCCGCATCGGGCCTTTTCGGACGATTTTCGAGGCCTCAGCGGCGGCGTCGAAGGGGCCACGCTCGATCGCTCGTTGCCTTGACACCCCGGATGCGCGAGCCTGTCGAGCGGCCGCAAGCTTCAGGCACCTCGGACCCCGGAGGGTCGAGGGTGACGTCGCCCCGGCTCGTCGATGGCGTCCTCGTGATGGACGGGCGGCCTCGCCCATTTCTCGCGACGGACTACCCCTATTTCCGCGACGACGTGCGCCACTGGCGCGATCGCCTGCGCGCCCAGAAGGCTGCGGGACTCGACATCGTTTCGGTGTACGTGCCGTGGCGGCACCACGCGCCCCGGGAGGCCTTCCGCGGCGGGGGAGCCTACGACTTCACGGGCAGGACGCAGCCGAACCGTGACGTGGTGGGGCTTCTCGACATCGCGCGCGAGGAGGGCCTCTTCGTGGTCCTCAAGCCGGGGCCGTTCGTGCACGCCGAGCTGCCTTACGGCGGCCTGCCCGACGACGTGTGCCCCGAATGCCATCCGGAAAACGCGATCGAGCCCGAGCTCGACGCGGACGGGGTCCCCATCCGATGGATCCTGGCCCGGATGGAGCCGCGATCCCAGCACATCCTCCCGGCGCCGTTCGGGGAAGCCTACCTCGCCTACGTGCGCGATTGGCTCGAGGCCGTCGCCCGCGAGGTCGCGGCGCCCGCCTTCCACCCCCAAGGCCCCGTGATCGGCGTGCAGCTCATGAACGAGGGCATCTACAGCGACTCCGCCAAGGCCGAGCCGCACCAGCTCGGCTACGCCTCGTCGTCGCGCCATCTCTTCCACGATTTTCTCGCTTCCCGATACCGGGACCTCGACGCGTACAACCGGATCCACGGCACGCGCCACCGGGACTGGCACGCGGTCGTTCCGCCCCGTCGGGCCCGGCTCCTTGCGTCGGCGCGCGCGCTCCTCCCGTACCTCGACTGGAGCGCGTTCCAGGCCGAGATCTACGCCCTCGCGGCGGAGGCGTACCGCGGCTTCCTCGTCTCGGGAGGGCTCCCGCGGGACGCGTTCGTCCTCTTCAACTTCAACCCCAACGGCACCACCTACCGCGAAAGGCCCGCCTCGAACGACGGGTGGTACACGCGCGTGAACGTCGCCGACGTCGAGGGGCTCACCTTCGGGTCCACGAACTGGCTCGGCGTCGTCGCGGGGGACCCCGTCGCGTTTCGCCAATATGCGATGGCGACGACGGCCTTCCGCGGCCCCGCGATGGAGCAGAACTGGGGCTTCGCAAGCCAATACTTCGCGCCCTACGAGTATGTGACCCCGAGCCATTTCGAATCAATGCTCGCCGTCGCCTGCGGCGCGACGGGCATCACCGCGTACACCTTCGCGGGCGCGCGGGCGTGGCGCGACGACCCCAACCTCGCCGCGGAATGGATCCCCGAGCGGACGAACGATCGGCGCGACGCGACGAGCGGCGACTATCCCGGCGACAGCGCCGTCCTGTCCGACGGCACGCGGACGCCGAAGCTTGCGACGCTCCACCAGATCGCGCACGTGCTCGCCGCGATCCCCGCCGAGCCCCTCGTCGCGGGACCGCGGGCGGCCGTCGCGTGGGCCATGTACCCGCCGTACGCGTGGGCGGGGCAGTGGCTTCCGCGCGGGGATCCCGACGATCTCCTCTGGCGCCCGCCGCTCAAGGCGGTTCCGCGCGGCGCCTATCACGGGCTCGACGCCTTCGTGGAGATGATGATGGACCGCGGCCTCGGCTTCCGACAGCTCGACATCTCGCGCGAGGACGTTCCGCTCGAACGGGTGGACGCCATCGCGCTCAGCGCGCACGAATACATGGACGCCGCGACCCAGCTCAGGCTCGCGCGGTTCGTCGAGGACGGAGGCGCGCTCATGCTCACGGGCCTCGTGCCGGACCGCGACCTCACCCTCAAGGAGGCCCGAGGCGCCCTCTCCGGCCTCTTTCCCCACCGCGTTCGCCGCGTGGGCGACGTCGCGCACACGCGTCGCGCGACCTACGAAGGCCGCCACGAAGGGCTCGCGCTCGACTTCTTCGTGGAGGTCGAGCCGCCGGGCGACGCGGACGCCTTCGTGCGCCTCGGCGAAGACGTGGTGGGTTACCGGAGGAGCCACGGCGCCGGCCGCGTCTTCTATCTTGGCATCGGACCCTGGCGCGCTCGCCACTCGGGGGACGATCCCCGCGTCGCCCGCGAGAATCAACGCTTCGCGTGGCGGATCCTCGAAGGGCTCGGCGCGGACGACTGCGTCCCCGCGCGCCCCCTCGACGACGAGCATCAGGTCATGGTCTGGCAGCACGGCGCCCGCAGCGGCGGCCCGCAGGCGCTCTACATCGTCGTGCGCGACGCCCACGGCACGCTCCGCGTCCGGTACACCGAGCCGGGCGGACGCGCCGCCGTCGCCACGATCGCGTCGCCGAGCGAGGCCGTCCACGTCGCCGCCTTCGACGCGGCGGGGCGCCTGGTCGCGGCCCACCTCAAGGGCGTGAACGACGTGCGGGGCGAAGCCGTCGCGCCGTCGCTTGCGTGGCCCGGCGGGCGCCTTGCGGCCGCGACGCCCTGCGACGTCGCCTTCGTGCGGAGCGCGCGCGAAGCCGTCCTGACCGTCGCGCACGTGGCGGGGAGCACGACGCGCGTCGTGATCCCGCTCGCTCCGCACGAGATCGCGGGCGTCGCCCGCGCCGACGGGGGCGCGCCGCGGGTCTATCCCCTCGATGGAGCGACCGCGGTCGAGATCGAGGACCTTGCGCGCGGTGGCTTCGTTCGTTTCGCGCTCGCGCCGCGGGCGACCCCGAAGGCCTGACCGGGACGCCGGGTTGTCTGGGGTGGGAACGTCATGGCGGCGAGATCCGCCAGGGTTTGAACAGGACGTTCCCGATCGCGCGCGATCCCTGGCCCCCGGGGTTGTTGTCATGGTAAGGTCCCGAGGCGTGGCCCCACCAGTTGTAGCGCGCATCGACGACGGTCTCGTCTATGGCCAACAAAAAGCCCAGGATCGACGTGTTCCGGACCACGGTGTTCGAGCATTCCAGCAGGGCGCTGGCGCCTGCGGTGCTCGAGCTGTTCGTCACCGTCACCTGGCTGCAGCCGTCGCCGCCCAAGATGAGGCCACTGATGCCGCCCGTGAATGTGGATCCGGTCACGGTCGCGGTGCCGCCCGACCTTGAAGCCCACGAGAGGGCTGTGGGGGTTCCGTAGGCCGCCACGTCTTCGACCTCGAGGATGCGCGAGACGATGCGAAGTCCGCCAAACCCCATGCTATGCTCGCCACGCAGGACCGCGTTCGAGATCCGCACCGTGTCGGCCTTGATGTTCAGGCCCTTGACGATCCGCATCGTGACGTTGTCGACGAGAACCTGGTCGGCGCCTTCGATGGTGGCTTCCGCGATTTTGACCTCGTTGTGGATGTTTCGGAGGGTGACGTGACGAACGTTGATGATCCTGAGCCAGCCGATCCCTTCGTTCTCGATAAGGGCCGTCGGGGCATCCCTCACCGAGAGCATCCTGAAGCCGTTGACCGTGTTGTTCGCGGCGATGTCCGCGACATTCGCCTCGAGACCATAGCTGCATCCCACGAACGCGTTCGCTTCGAGGCGCGCGCGGCCGTCGATCATCGCGCAGTGGGAGGCTTCGACCGTGTTGTTGCGGATGAGCGCGGGGGGCCTTGAATCGCTGCCGACCACCCTCAATCCCAGGAATATGTTCCCGAGCAGGTTGTCGCGGATCACGATCGCGTCGCTCGCATCGAAGACGACGATACCCACGTTCTCGAATGCGCCCGCCGACGTCATGCGATTCCCCGCGATGCGGCTGCCCGGCAACGGTTTATGGAACATGATGCCCGTTCCCGAGCCCATGGGGATCATCCTGAACGCGTTGTCCTCCACGGTCGCCGAGCTGGAGTCGAGAGCGACGGAGAGGCGGAATGCGTCCTCGAAGGTGTTGCGGAGGACCTGGATGTCCTCCGAGTTCAGGACGGCGACGGCGCCATAGGTCCCTCCGATGCCCCGGAACGTATTGTTCTCGACGACCACATGGCTTGAAGCCACGAGCAGCACGGCGGGCGGACTCATCTTCATGGGAGTGCCCGGTTCGATGGAAACCCCGTAGAACTCGTTGTCGACGATGCGGACGTGCGCCGCGCTGTGTCGGATGGTGATGACGCCGGCGGAGCCGAGGTTCGGGACCCAGGAGGGTGCGACGGGGACCGGGATGGAAAGCCCCGAGATGACGAACGGGTCCGAGGCGGTACCGCTCCCCGTGACGCCGAGGGCCCGCCCGACGGGTCCGCGGAACGCCTCCTCGCCGTCGAAAAGGATCGGACCTGCGTCAAACGGCGTCCCCGCGGCGGTCGGGACGCTTCCGCTCATGAGGCCGGCGAGGAGGATCACGACGAGGATCGTGCGCAGACGTTGCATGGATCTCTATCGACGAGCGCTCCTTGAAGAAGACCGCGAGCCGAGATTTCAATTTCAAGGACACGCGCGGCGACCGGACCGCGCGCGACGGCCGCTTGGCACGGCGCGCCGCGATCGTCTCGCGGCTCGGCCCGTTCGGCCGCAACGCGGAAGCCGGCGCGCGCGGGCGCCTTGGCCAGCCATCGGGCGGCATCGCGGCGCGGGCGGCGACGACGGCCGCGCCGCGCAACCGGGTCGACCGGCAACCTTTTTAGCGGGTCGCGGGGTATCCCGAACGCTCCCCTGCCCAGGTGGCATAGCTCGGTAGCGCGCGGCCCTGGAAAGGCCGTGGTCATTCGACCTCGTGAGTTCAAATCTCACCCTGGGCGCTTCATCCTGAGGTTCCGATGGCGTCGACCCTGCTCGTGCGGTATGGCGAGATCGGCATCAAGGGTCCCGCCGTCCGCGCGCGCTTCGAACGGCGCCTCGTCGAGAACATGGAATCCATGTTCGCCGCGCGCGGCCTCGAGTGCGCCACCGAGCGCGAATGGGGCCGCGTGTTCGTGCACACCGCGAAGCCCGCCGAGGCCCTCGACGCCCTCGCCCACACGTTCGGCGTCGTGAGCGCCTCGGAAGCGCTCGAATGCGAAGGGACGGTCGAGGCCGTCGCCGCGTTCGCGTCCGAGCGCACGACCGTGCCCGCAGGCGCCACGTTCGCGGTGCGGGCGCGACGCGCCGGCACGCACGGCTTCAGCTCCGTGGACGTCGCGCGTGCGACGGGCGCGGCGATCGTTGCGCGGAATCCGGGCGCGAGGGTCGATCTCGAGAACCCCGACGTCGAGGTGTTCGTCGAGGTCCGCGGCCGACGCGCGTACGTGTACCGCGACGCGGTGGCGGGCCCCGGGGGCCTCCCGCTCGGCACGCAGGGCCGCGTCGCGATCCTCCTCGACGAGCCGCGCGACGTCCTCGCCGCGTGGCTTCTGATGAAGCGCGGCGTGAGCCCGCAGATTCTCGCCGCTTCGCCCGTCGAAGGCGCGCTCCGCCCCGCGCTCGAGGCCCTCGCCGCGTGGACGCCCGCCCTCGACCTCGGCGTCCTCGCGGTCCCGGAAGCCTGGTCCGCGGACCCTGCGCGCCGGCGCGCCTTCCTCGTCGAGGCGCTCGCGCGCCACGCGTCGCATCGCCGCGCGACCGCCGTCGTCCTCGGCGACGGCCTCGCGGAGGCCGCGGCCTTCGCGCCGCTCGACGCGCGCGTGGGTCGGCCCGTCTTCCGGCCGCTCGTCGGCTACCCGGGCGAACGCCTCGCCGCGCTCGCGCGCGTCGCGCGCCTCGAGCCCGCGCTCGGCCCCGCGGCGCGAGGCGCGCCGGCCGCGCCCGTCGCCGACGTCCCCGCCCCGTCTGAGGACGAGGTGAAACAGGCGCTCATGGCCGTGCGCCGCGCCACGATCACCCGCCCGCCGCGCCTGGGGGCGCCCGCGTGAGGGTCGTCATCCTCGGCGCGGGCGCGATGGGATCCTTCTTCGGCGCGCTCCTCGCGCGCGACCACGACGTGACGCTCGTGGCCCGCCCCGATCACGCGCGCGCCGTGCGCGAGGGCGGGCTGACGGTTTCGGGCCGCACGACGTTCGCCGCCCGGCCGAAGGCGGTCGAAGCGGTCGCGGACGTCGAGGGACACGCGGACCTCGTGCTCGTCGCGGTGAAGGCGTACGACACGCGCGCGGCCGCGGACGTGCTGAAGCCGATCGTCGGCCGCGACACGCTCATCGCGACGCTCCAGAATGGTCTCGGCAATGTCGAAACCCTCCTCGACCGCTTCGCGGCGAAACGCGTCGTCGCGGGCGCGACGAGCCACGGCGTCACCTTCGTCGAGCCGGGCCACGTGCGCCATGCGGGCCTGGGCTACACCGTCGTCGGATCGCCCGTCGGCGAGACGGCCGCCGCGAAAACGGTCGCGGACCTCCTCGGGGCCGCGGGCCACGAGACCGCCTTGAGCGAGCGGATCCTCGGCGAGGTGTGGGCGAAAGTCGTGGTGAACGCGGCCATCAATCCCGTGACGGCGATCACGGGCCTCCCGAATGGCGCGCTTCTCGAGCAGCCGCATCTCAAGGAGATCATGACGCTCGCCGCCGAGGAGGCCGTCGAGGTCGCGAAGGCCGAGCGCGCGCCTCTTCCGGACGACGACCTCGTGATCCGCGCGCGCGTCGTCGCGGAGCGGACGGCGGAGAACAAGAGCAGCATGCTTCAGGACGTGGAGCGCGGCCGCCGCACCGAAATCGACGCGATCTCGGGCGAGATCGCGGCGCGCGGCCGGAGGCTCGGGGTCGACACGCCCGTCACGCGCACGCTCGTCGCCCTCGTCAAGGGCATCGAATCGACGACGCGCCGCTGATCACGGCTTCGCGATCGTGGGCGTCGGCCGGCCGAACGGATCGATCGTCGTCGAAGGGTGGCGCGCGAGCTCCCAGCGGAAGAGCGGGATCGCGAGGATCGGAAGGATCGCCGCGACGAGCATCGTCGTGTGGATGCCCCACACGGCCGCGATGGCGCCGCCGAGGAGCGGGCCCGCGACGGAGCTGAGCTGGATGCTCGACTGGAGGAGCCCCGTCGCCGTCGCGCGCTCGTGGTTGCGCTCCATCACGAACTTGAGCGCGCCCATGTAGAGCGCGGCCCAGCTTGCGGCAAGGATCGGCTGCGCGGCGAGGACGCCGAGCGGGGTCGTCGCTTCGTGGAGCACGACGAAGGTCAGAGCGGAGAGGAGGAGACCCGCGGTGACGAGCCGAGTCGAGCGGATTCCGTCGAGGCGCGGCATGATGAGGAACTGGAAGAGCGCATTGACGCCGCTCGCCGCGCCCACCCACACGAGGTCGGCGCCGAGCGCGACCATGTGGAGCGGGAGGAGCACCCACACGGCGGTCGCGCCGATGTGGCGCACGACCACGGCCGCGTAGGCCGGAAGGTTGCGCTCGATGACCTCGCGCGGGAACATGGGCACCGCGACGCGCGGCTCGGTCGAGGTGGGAAGGCGCAGGCTCACCGCGAAGGCCGTGGCGAGCAGGATCGAGGAGAACGTGAACACGCCCTCGGCGCCGCCGATGACGCCGCCCGCGAGCGCGCCGAGGCCGAAGCCGAGCGATCCCCACGCGGCGAAGCGGCCGAGCTTGCGGTTCTGGTCGTAGGCGAGGCTCAGGAGCGCCGCGGGGATGAGGCCCGCGGCGACGCCCAGGACGACGCGCGCGAGACCGAGCTCGAGCGGCGTCCGGGCGAACGTGTGGAACAGGGCCGCGACGGCGCTCGTCGCGAGGCCGATCTGCAGGATCCGGCGCCGACCGTGCACGTCGGCCGCGCGCCCGCCGACGAAGCTCGACACGAGCTGCGCGAGCCCGAACGCGGCGGCGATGAGGCCCACCTCGAAGAGGCTCGCGCCGAGCGCGACCGCGAACACCGGGAGGAGCACGCTCGCGGCGCTGAGGGCGGCCTGTGAGACGACCTGGATGAGGCTCGCGCGGTGCATCCCGGACGGCCGCGACCACGAAGCGTCTATTTGAGCGTGCGCAAAGCGACCGCGCCCTTCACGCCGTCAACGTCGCGGGCTCCGCACCCGCCGCGGCGGCCTCGCGGCCGCCGGCCGCGAGGGTGAGCGCGTGGCTCTTGCCGATGCGCTCGACCGAGAGCACGTTCGCGGCCGTGAGGCGCTTGACGTGCCACGAGGCGAGGGCGGCGCTCATGCCGAGGGCGCGCGCGACGTCCTTCTGGGTCGCCCCAGGGTGGTCGCGCACGTATTGCGCGATCCCGCGCGCGCGGTCGTTCTTCACCGCGACCGTCGCGGCCTGCGCCTCGGGCGCGACCGCGCCCGCCGCGAAGTAGCAGCGCTGGTTGCCGGCGCGGCGGGCCTTCACGAGCTTGCGCGACTCGAGGAGGTTCAGGTGGTAGACCGCGGTGCCCCAACCGAGACCGAGCGCGTCCGCGATCTGGGTGGTGTGCGCGCCCGGGTGGGCGCCGACGTAGCGGTGGATGGCGGCGCGGCCCTCGTGCCGGAGGATGTCGCGGTCCATGAGGCGCGAATAGAGGGGAAGGGCGGAGAGCCAGCCGACCTTGCGAAGGGCGTTCAACGCGGCGGCGAGCGAGAGGCCCGCGCCCGCGCCGCCCGCGACGAGCGCGGCGTCGCGCGGGGGAACGCGCGCCGCGGCGCGGGCCGCGTCGCCCGCGAGGGCGGCAAGCGCGCCTGCGACCGCCGCGGCCGTGGAGGCGGCGGCCGCGGCGGCGGAGGCGACGAGGGACCCGATGAACTGCACCGCGCCCGCGAGGGCGCGCGCGAGGAGGTCGACGGCGTGGGCGGCGAGGCGCGCCGCGGCGTCGACGGCGCCCGCGAGGGCGCCGAGGGCGCCGTCCACGGCGCCGGCGAGAGGGAGCGCGGCGGCTTCCGCCGCCGCGAGGGTGGAAGCGGCGCTCGCGGCCAGGTCGAGGGAGGGGAGGCTGAGGCGGGCCGCGGTCGCTTCGCCCTCGCTCTGGACGGATCCGGGCGCGGCGGCCGAAACCGGCACCGCGACGACCGCAACCAGGGCAAGGACGATCCCGAGACGGAATGAGTCTCGCAAACGCTTCACAATGACGAAGTCCGTCCGGAGCTACTTAAGCGTTCTAGATGCGGCCTTTGATCGACCGCCCGCTGCGCCGTCACCGTGACGGCGCGCTGTCTCGATGCGCGAACCATTCCGGCACCTTGAAAGCGGGCGAGCCCCTCGCTTCCCCCCGGGGATGCACGTGCGACCACGCTCCGCCTTCCGACCTCTCCTCCTCGCCCTCCTCGTCGTCCTCGCCGCCTCGAGCGCCGGCTGCGTCGCCAACATGGCCGAGTTCAAGGACCTCGTCGGCCAGGGGAGGAAGGCCGTCGACCCCGTCGCGCGCGCGTCGTCGAACCGCACCGACGTCCTCGTCGGCGAGCCGGTCCGGTTCGCCGCCACGGGGTCGGCCGATCCCCTCGGACGCCCGCTCGCCCTCGCGTGGTCGTTCGGCGACGGCGCAACCGGCGTCGGCGACGCGGTCACGCACCGCTACCTCCGCGCCGGCACCTTCGTCGCGACGCTCGAGGCCACCAATCCCGACGGACGCATCGCGCGCGACGCCGTCGAGGTGCGCGTCGCGCCCGGCAACCGCGCGCCCGTCGCGGGAACCCTCCTCGCGCCCGACCGCGTGGTCGCGGGCGAGCCCGCCACGTTCGAAGCCGTCGGGTTCACGGATCCCGACCGCGACGCGCTGTCGTACCGCTGGAGCTTCGGCGCGGGCGACCGCACGGCGCTCCTCGTCGACGCGACGGTGACGCACACGTTCGCGAAGCCCGGCCTGCACCTTGTCGAGGTCGCCGCCTTCGACCCGGCGCTCCGCAACGCGACGGCGCAGCGCGTCGTGCCGGTCGACCTCGTCGCGACCTTCCCGGGCGAAGCCCGTCTCGCCGAAGCCGCTCCGACGCACGCCGCGCCCTTTGCGCCCGGCGCGACCGCGCTCGTCGCGCGCCTCGCGTTCGACGCGAACCTCGGTCTCCACAACCTCTCGCTCTCGGTGAAGGACGGCACGGGCGCCCCCGTCGCCGTCGCGCGCGCGGCCGTCGCGCCCGGCGACCAGGGTCCCGTCGAGGTCACGCTCGCGCTCGAGGCCGCCGCGCTCGCGTCGGCCGCGCCCGGCGAATGGACGTTCACGGTCGACCGCGCCTCGGGCCTCGCCGTGCCGTACACGCTCCGTCTCGAAGCGCGCTACGGCGTCCTCCCCGCGGGCCTTATGTAGGGCGCTTTCCATCGCCCTCGCATGGCGAAGCGGGACAAGTCCATCGAGGAGCTCGACCGGGAGCTCGCCGCGCTCGAAGAGGAGCTGAAGGCCCTCCAGGGCGGGTCCAGGGCCACGAAGGCCGCGGCTCCGGAAGCGCCCCGCGAGAATCCCGCCGACGCGCCGAAGAAAAGTCTCCTCGGCCGCTTCCGCAAGGACGAGGCGCCATCGCTTGCGCCCGTCGCGAGCGCCGCGGACGCGCCGGCCCCCGCGCCGGCGCCTGCGCCCGCCGCCGGCGCCTGGCGATGGGCGCGGGAGGGTCGCGTGTCGCGCCGGATCGCGAAGGGCGAGATCGAGCCCGTCCGCGTCCTGCGCGTGCTCGACCGCGACGGCCGCGTCGTGAGCGAAGCCGCCGCGCCCGACGAACCCGCGCGCAGCCCGCGCGTCGCCGCGCTCGCCTCGCGCGTCCCTTCCTTCCTGAAAAGGAAGCGGAGCGGAGGCGGGGACGGTTGACGGACCGCCCGCGCGGCACGCGCGACTTCCCGCCCGAGGAGATGGAGAAGCGCCGCGCGCTCGAGTCGCGCCTGCGCGAGACGCTCCAGTCGTTCGGCTACCGCGAGGTGCAGACGCCCACGTTCGAGCACGTGGAGCTCTTCACGCGCAAGTCCGGCGAGGGCGTCCTGAAGCAGATCTACAACTTCACCGACAAGGGCGGCCGCGAGCTGACGCTCCGGCCGGAGCTCACCGCGCCGGTCCTGCGCTACTACGTCTCCGACCTCTCGAAGCGGCCGAAGCCGCTCAAGCTCTTCTATTACGGCCCGTGCTTCCGCTACGAGGAGCCGCAGAAGGGTCGCTACCGCGAATTCTGGCAGTTCGGCGTCGAGCTCATCGGACCCACGGGTCCCGCGGCCGACGCCGAGGTGATCGGCGTCGCGAACGCCGCGTTCGAGGCCGCGGGCCTCGCGCGCTTCAACCTCCACGTCGGCCACGTCGGCATCCTCCGCGCGCTCGTCTCGCGCCTGCCCGTCGACGACCTCGCGAAGGGGAAGGTCTGGCGCGCGATCGACAAGGACGAGCCCGTCGGGGACATGCTCGACGCGGAAGGCGTCCCGGCCGCCCTCGCGTCGGCCGTCGCGAACCTCGCGTCGCTCGAGCGCCGCCTCGTCCTCGGCGACGAGGAGGGCGCGCCGCGCGCGGTCGAGGAGTTCTTCGACGAGGCGCGTCAGGCGCTCGCGGGCCTCGACGCCGACGTCGCGAAGGAGGTCGAGGGACACCTCGCGTCGCTCCAGGAGACGACGCGGCTCCTCGAGCACTACGGCGTCCGCACCGTCGTGCTCGACCTCGGCGTCGTGCGCGGCCTCGACTACTACACGGGCGTCGTCTTCGAGCTCGAGCTGCCCGACCTCGGCGCCGAGAAGCAGGCGGGCGGCGGCGGAGCCTACGCGCTCTCGGAGCTCTTCGGCGGCGAAGCCGTCGGCAGCGCGGGCTTCGGCCTGGGTTTCGACCGCATGCTCATCGGCCTCGAGCGCGAGGGCAACCTCCCGCCCTCGTCGGTCGCCCTCGACGCGTACATCGCGCCCATCGGCGACGCCGCGCGCGTGGCCGCGCTCGACCTTGCGCGCGAGCTGCGCGCCGCGGGCCTGCGCGTGGACGTCGACCTCATGGGCCGCAAGCCCACGAAGAACTTCGACTACGCGAACGCGATCGGCGCGCGCCGCGTCGTCGTGCTCGGCGAGAAGGAGCTCGCGGCAAGGGCCGCGGCCGTGAAGGACATGGCGACCGGCGAGCAGCGGACGGTCCCGCGCGCGGACCTCGTCGCGGCCCTCCGGTAGGGAGGAAGCGGGGGCGGCCTCGCGACCGCCCCGCTTCGATCATCCTAAGGCGCAAGCGCCGAAAGCAGCGACGCGCGCACGCTCGTCGTCCCGTAGGGCTCGATCGCGTCGAGGACGTCCGGCACGATGAAATTGAACCGCCGCCCGTCCACGTCGCGCACCGGCGTGAGCGGCACGCTCCACGCGGGGAGGACCTCCGTCGCCGTCCGGCCGTCCGGAAGCGCGTACGTCGTCTCGTACGCGAGCGGCTGCACCGCGTACGTGCGGCCGTCGGGCCCCGCGACAAGGTCCGGCGGACCCGCCGGAAACAGGCTCGACTGCGACGGCTGGGCCGCGCTCGACGGATACACCACCACGGTGTCGCCCGCGCGGCAGCGCGCGCTGAACGAGGCGTAGATGCCCCGGATCATGGCGATCGGGTTCGACACATCGGT contains the following coding sequences:
- a CDS encoding MFS transporter, with product MHRASLIQVVSQAALSAASVLLPVFAVALGASLFEVGLIAAAFGLAQLVSSFVGGRAADVHGRRRILQIGLATSAVAALFHTFARTPLELGLARVVLGVAAGLIPAALLSLAYDQNRKLGRFAAWGSLGFGLGALAGGVIGGAEGVFTFSSILLATAFAVSLRLPTSTEPRVAVPMFPREVIERNLPAYAAVVVRHIGATAVWVLLPLHMVALGADLVWVGAASGVNALFQFLIMPRLDGIRSTRLVTAGLLLSALTFVVLHEATTPLGVLAAQPILAASWAALYMGALKFVMERNHERATATGLLQSSIQLSSVAGPLLGGAIAAVWGIHTTMLVAAILPILAIPLFRWELARHPSTTIDPFGRPTPTIAKP
- a CDS encoding winged helix-turn-helix transcriptional regulator, with product MKRLRDSFRLGIVLALVAVVAVPVSAAAPGSVQSEGEATAARLSLPSLDLAASAASTLAAAEAAALPLAGAVDGALGALAGAVDAAARLAAHAVDLLARALAGAVQFIGSLVASAAAAAASTAAAVAGALAALAGDAARAAARVPPRDAALVAGGAGAGLSLAAALNALRKVGWLSALPLYSRLMDRDILRHEGRAAIHRYVGAHPGAHTTQIADALGLGWGTAVYHLNLLESRKLVKARRAGNQRCYFAAGAVAPEAQAATVAVKNDRARGIAQYVRDHPGATQKDVARALGMSAALASWHVKRLTAANVLSVERIGKSHALTLAAGGREAAAAGAEPATLTA
- a CDS encoding PKD domain-containing protein, which produces MHVRPRSAFRPLLLALLVVLAASSAGCVANMAEFKDLVGQGRKAVDPVARASSNRTDVLVGEPVRFAATGSADPLGRPLALAWSFGDGATGVGDAVTHRYLRAGTFVATLEATNPDGRIARDAVEVRVAPGNRAPVAGTLLAPDRVVAGEPATFEAVGFTDPDRDALSYRWSFGAGDRTALLVDATVTHTFAKPGLHLVEVAAFDPALRNATAQRVVPVDLVATFPGEARLAEAAPTHAAPFAPGATALVARLAFDANLGLHNLSLSVKDGTGAPVAVARAAVAPGDQGPVEVTLALEAAALASAAPGEWTFTVDRASGLAVPYTLRLEARYGVLPAGLM
- the hisS gene encoding histidine--tRNA ligase — encoded protein: MTDRPRGTRDFPPEEMEKRRALESRLRETLQSFGYREVQTPTFEHVELFTRKSGEGVLKQIYNFTDKGGRELTLRPELTAPVLRYYVSDLSKRPKPLKLFYYGPCFRYEEPQKGRYREFWQFGVELIGPTGPAADAEVIGVANAAFEAAGLARFNLHVGHVGILRALVSRLPVDDLAKGKVWRAIDKDEPVGDMLDAEGVPAALASAVANLASLERRLVLGDEEGAPRAVEEFFDEARQALAGLDADVAKEVEGHLASLQETTRLLEHYGVRTVVLDLGVVRGLDYYTGVVFELELPDLGAEKQAGGGGAYALSELFGGEAVGSAGFGLGFDRMLIGLEREGNLPPSSVALDAYIAPIGDAARVAALDLARELRAAGLRVDVDLMGRKPTKNFDYANAIGARRVVVLGEKELAARAAAVKDMATGEQRTVPRADLVAALR